cacccaaagcattcctacggcatccgggagttgcacaatctcatggtctaatgaaagatacttgacattagaaaagctctagcaaacgaactacacgatcttgtgttatgcttaggattgagtcttgtccatcacatcattctcctaatgatgtgatctcgttattaatgacatccaatgtccatggtcaggaaaccataaccatctattgatcaacgagctagttaactagaggctcactagggacatgttgtggtttatgtattcacacatgtattacggtttccggttaatacaattatagtatgaacaatagacaattatcatgaacaaggggatataataataaccattttattattgcctctagagcatatttccaacaaaccgtACGTTGGACGCACGGCCGACGCATCCACAAATCCAGGCAGACACGATCTCGTTGCCACCCCAAACGGACGAAAAGCAAATGTCCGTTTGCAACCCAAATGATCCGCGCGTCACGTTTGGGTCGGGGTGAACCAAAAACATCGGCCCAACGAAAGGACCCAAACCTAAACAACGTCCGGTGCCCGCGGCCAAGGTCACAGGGCTCCTCTGGTCCTACGCGTGCCGGGGTCAGCGGTGGGCGGCGCCGACGACCCAAGGATGAACCGCTGGCGTCGGCGGCGCTGGAGAGGCTCGGGTGCACGAGGATGCTGGTGACTATGGGGCTTGAGGACAGGCTCGCAGCGCGGAACCGCGCCTACTACGACGCCGTGGGCCGTGGCCGCAAGCGGGTGGCCCGGGAGGGCGGCGTGGCCACGTGTTCTTCCTTGGGAAGCTCTAGTGCGACAACGCCAAGCGGCTCATGGATCGCGTGGTGGCGTTCATAGCCGACGCATGAGCTGCATGTATTGCCCGTATTTTCTTCCGGAGGCACACATACATAGCGTCGTCAACATCTGCTTCCGAGGCCCATGTCTCCAGCAGAAAAACCATGGGTACCTATCACGCCAAAAAAGCACGCGCTGACCACTCCCAACTGTGATCTTAACCATtccctcaaaaagaaaaagaaaaactgtgaTCTTAACCATATGGGGAAATGGTGTAACCTAGGGCTAGGGAACTCCATGTCCAACAGCCACTGCAACGGGGAGATTGCATAATCCTCTTGAGTTTAATGAAACAATAAGAAAGAATTCTCTCCATTGTCAATCCTCTTGATTTGCAAACTTGGTACAGATTGCTAACGGGTTTTTCAATTCGGTTTGCTATTATTGCCTATTATGAACATAAATTACAGCCAAAACATGTTTTACCTTTACAGCACTGTCGATACCACGTCAATGTGTCATCAAGATTGGTGTCGTCTTCATCTTATCAGTGTTTGTAGCAAGTCATCTTGCTTCTCGGCGGCCGAAAACGTGCTTAATTCTGAGGTGTAAGGTGTTTCAGCCGTCATAATAATATATTACATCTTGACTCTGTCCAGTGTTGATAATAGCATGTGTGGACGACTTCATAAATTTAGCTCATGCGTCTGCGTGCGTGGCATCCTCATGATTCGTTTGCAGTCTACCACCAAGCTCGGTAACAACTCAGATCAAACCCTGTCCTGCTATGCCAAGCGAACAGATGGCTTTGGGTCACGACCGCCCCCCTCCGAAGATATTCCAGCGAGATTTTCCGTTCTTCCTGCTTGCACTCGCAGTGACCTTTTTCCCTGATTCCTGGTGCTCCGCTGCTTCTGGTTCCTCGTCTTCCTGAACACCTTCGAGGACAGAGACCACCGAGTCCATGGCCGGCCTCTTCTTGGGGTCCGAGCAAACGCACTCGAGGGCAAGGGCAGCGATTTTCTGCACCGCACCGAATGAGTAAATACCTCCTAGCTTGGCATCTATGACACAACGTATCTTGTGCTTATGTTTGAGATATGGTCTGGCCCAGTCCACGAGATGTGGCTCCTCTGCTGGTCGGTCCGGGTCAAGGGCACGGCGACCTGACAACATCTCCAGAAGCAATACTCCAAAGCCATAGATATCACACTTCTGTGTAAGATGGCCTGCAATTGTAAAGTTGTTAAGTacaccctctgtcccaaaataagtgttgtggctttagttcaaatttgttcaaacctgaACTAAagccacgacacttattttgggacggagtgaGTATATAAGTTTATTACACCCTGAATATGAGCTCTGGATGAAGGTGATAAGAAACAGAAAGGCACCATTACAACATCTTCGCACCAACGTAAATAATATTTGTCAATCGATGGATTAATAATAGAAATAATAAAATGCTTCAAAATAAAAACAAACTTATTTACAGTTTTACACTTTCTCTAAATTAAGGACCACGCACAACTTTTTGAACCCATAGTAGATACTACTAGTTAAGCAATGGAAGGTAGCCATGTAGCGCTTTATGTACCATTTAAGCCAAGTACATGGCAATTTGTAAAAATATAAAGAAGTTAATTGAGATGTTCGTACACAGTACTTTATGGAGATATTTTATGATAGTCAGATTGCTATTTGTCTTATAAAGGATCAAACTTCACCTGAAATAACAAAGAAGTTGCAACTCTTTCTTTCTATCAACATCGAGGTGTGAGCTTTGTATTCTCTTCAGAGTGAAAAACAACTTTCAAGATGCCATTGCTCACATTGATTTTAAGATATTTGCTGAGATGACAAAGCTAGTTCCTACTACTGAGTTTTGAGATTCCCTCAAGCTTGGTTGGTGTTAATGTTTTGCCGCCCAAGAGGCCTTTCTACGCCGAGTGAACAGTCAGCTGTTGAAAGACTCTGAGTTTGTCGATTCCTTGCATGTTATTATAAGGACGGAATTGTAAAAACTGAAGTATTGATGCAGTATTGTAGCCTGTTGGTATAAGATACCACGGTTTTAAAATAGCAAACTATTTTAGAGTATCAATGATGCAGAGGACCTATTTGGTTTGCACCATGTGTGCATCAACGTGAAAATTGCTGACTAGCCATTAGCTGTTGCAAACACACACGTTCTTGAAGCTAGCTAACAACTAGCTACCCGCTGCATGCAAACTGTAGTAGACTAGTTCACCACGGAGTTCGCTagttctctgcatccagcttgccatGCCAATTTTTAATCATGTACTGGACTAGGAGCCAGCCTCACTTTTGGATGTTTGGTTTTGAGTCGAATCATAGTTGGAGGATCATAATGGAAAGTCACCAAACCGAAGGTACTAATAAACTAGACGCACAATCAGATAAAAAAGAACAACGAGCTTGCGCCGTGCGTGGATTCACTTTTTCAGCTGCTCAGTTTAAAAAAAGAGGTCGGAGGTTCTTTTTTTAAAATTGAGCAAATACCATGGTTTTGGAGATACTGTGGTGCAAATACCACAGTTTTTTGGGTACCCAAACAGCTCACAGTAAATAAAACTATAAAAATTGAAAAAACTGTGGTATTCTCATAATACCTAGAAAATACTGAGCTATCAAACGGCTTTAAATGAAGATTGTAAATATATGATCAGAACACTATCGGAGGTCAGCATCTTTCGTAGCAAAGGGCCAGTAGACCAGGTGTGAGGAGAGCAAAGCACCGATGTTATGGATAATTCGTTCGTTCCTATTAGTGGACTGGCTTTCTACTTCCAACTGAACTCACTTGTAGGCAACCTTATATGCACCTCTTGTATGCCAAACCAGATGACCTCATTGTTAATTTCTCCATGTGCAAATACTTTGGATATGGTGAAGAATGCTGTTGACCCATCCTGCGCCAATATTTTTTTAAGGTTCTCCATGTGAAAATTCTATGTCCCAATCTTCGATCTACTTTGTTTATCGTTTGCCAGTTTCAAATGAAAAACCTATATGCATAATGTCTGAAGTTGTATTTTTAAGATTACCTGTTGCCACATATTCTGGAGCTGCATAACCATATGTTCCCATAATCCTCGTGGATAAATGACACTCCTCACCAACAGGACCATTAACTGCCAATCCAAAACCGGTGAGCTTCACGTTATAGTCCTACAGAGTAGTATGGTGCGTTCCTTTGAGTAGACATCACATGCCCATATAGGTGAAGTAAGATGTATTGACGATTCACTTACTGTGTCAAGGAGAATATTGGAATTCTTAACATCTCTAACAATAATATTTGTACTGTGAAGGTAAGCTAGTGCTTTTGCAGCTCCAAGTGCAACTTTCATTCTCAGGTTCCATGAAAGAGGTTGACATGAGCCTCCTACATCAATGATTTATGCATCCATTCATAAATGTAACATACTATGGCGATAACCTATGCAGTATGAATAACAGTGGACACCAGTGGAGCGCAATGCCCTACTTCAACTTACTCCTGAAAAGATGATTTTCCAAGCTCCCATGTGGTAAAAACTCGTAAACGAGTAGCAGGTACTCATCCTCTAAGCAGTACCCAAATAGCTTCACAAGGTTGGGATGGGAAAGGTGACCTAGGTGATTAATTTCTGCCTATAAATGGAAACTTAATAGAGTTAAAAAATCGTATAATATTTCATCAGCATTTCTGAAGCCGTAACTGACAAATTTGAAGTCATCATTTCAAGATAAGATTTTCAAACTGCACTTAAGCCAAACATGAATCTAGACAGCTTCGAGGACAACAACACAAAATAGAAAAACAGTCATACTCACCAACCATTCTTGGTGCTCTTGCAAACTCTCCGGGTTGAATATTTTCACCGCGACAGGTATACCAGTGCCAGGTTTGCAAGGTGAAAATGTGTTCTCATCAATCCATCCTTTACATACACATCCAAATCCTCCTTCACCGGTCATTGCGTTAGCACGGAACCTCCTTGTGGCTAACCTGAGATCATCATAACTGAAGATTTTAAGACTGGCTGATGGCAAGATCTGGCATTTAATATTCGTGCTTAGAAGCACCGAATCCGAAGAGGCTCGAGTGGCTCGACTGTTGCAGGAACTAATCATACTCCCATCTTTTGCAAACATTCCTGCATATCATGTCTTCAGTACTCTTTATGGAACAAAACATACACAAAAATACCAAATTAGATTAATatttaaaagaaaatgttctctggTGGATAAGCTTTTGCATTGATCTACCTCAGGTCAATAGTTATCATGTTCTGCAAGATTCAAGTGTTTGATTCTACTTTTTAGGGAAACTTTGCACAGAAATTAGGAACAGGCTGAAGCAAGCTATGCTCACTTCACTCACTTGGCCATCATCTAAAATGGGTATGAGCGGAGGGAAGCATAGTAACAGTTGGAAAGGTCCAGGAGGATTCCAGTATGTTACTTAGTTGGAGTCTGGTCTTAAGTACTAGTAAATGCTTACCTGAGTTTACACATGGGTTGAAGGCCTGATTGCTTCGTAGATTGGTGACCTACAACAACGAACTTTAGGGCATCAGCTCTTGTTTACATGAGTCTCTCTTAGACTGAACATATAGTAGTATTTTCCCACAAAGAAATATAGCAGTATTGAAATATTATTAGTCCTATTCTGTAGACACACTTAAACCACATTACAGTGGTTGGTTGAGACATCAAAGAGCTGGTAATCTACCTTCAGTTTGTCGGGTGGGAAGACACAAGCAAATAATTTTGGACTTATTTACATGTCACGAAGTTAATGTATTTCTATGGATAACGTACAGTTCAACTAGTTATTTTATGCATCAGAACATCCCGATATATTTTTAGAAAACATCATGATAGAAAATAGGTGAATGTGCAATAAGAGGGTTCCTCCATAGATTAAGATCTTTTTCGGTTCTCACGCGTAACTTTAAATAAAGGTAACTTAGATTGGCAGGGTTAGTAAGAAGTGTGCTTTTTGCAAACATGAGGAATCTGTCCAGGACTTGTTTTTTGACTATTAGTTCACGCATTTTGCGTGGTGTATGGTCAGATCTGGCATTCCTCCACCACAGATCACTACTGATATGTTTGGCAATTAGCTCTTACAGGACCTAAAAGATTTAGAGAAAACTTACTAGTTGGCGCGGGCGAGCGGCAACATATTGGGCAGTCAAGCTGTGCAGCCCTGGATGCGGACCTGGGTGCTACTACTGCGGCAAGAGGGCAGGGGAATGGCACTCTCAGCGTGTACAAGGTTAGCCATAGAGGTACAACTGCTTTTCACGAGCTATGGTTGGCAGTCTAGTTTTTGCGCATCATCGGATGATGAGGACCACGGTGGTGATGGCTTCGTAGTATCATCACATTTTATCTTATTTTTTGAACAGTCACATTTTATCTTTTGCCGAACCTTTTAATCCAATATCTTGATTACTGGACAGTGTAACCGTTACAGAAACATTCTttcagtgttggaaacttttatggcTGTGCACATCCTGGATGCAGAGGCTTAGCGGTGAAGAATCGTCTACATACTAGAGCAACAAAAAGTTCCATTATCTAAAGACATAGTTAGTTATTCATTTTAGTAAATGTGGTGaacaattctagtaaatccaggaATCTAATTAAATCAGGCTATAAATAATAATGCCCATCTATCTACTAAATATTAAATCCAATAAGCACATACAACAGGACGTATTTTTAGCTCTAGCAACTTATACTGTTATAGAAATATCTTGTTTCTATTTCTTATAGATTGCATAATTACATGAAAATAGTATACAGAAGGTCAAGTAAATAAATAGTATAGGTAATGAAGTAAAAGGGCAGGAGTGTATGAGTAGTAAATTAGTGGTTAGTTAGAGAATATGGCAAGGAGTTTAATTTAGCTCTTCCACATATGTTCATGTATCAAGAAGAAAGGCACAATCTGTGGACAGATGAAAAAAAAGCCATGTCGAAGATGAAGGTATCACCAGTACAGTGTGAAATATACCTGCTCTATTGGTGAACTTCTGGCTGTATCAATCTTATTTAGTTCATCGATAATGGTAGTATCAATCTTACTCAATTCATCCACAACCTCGGCTATAGTAGGCCTTTTCGCTCGGTCAGCCTCCACACATTTTAATGCTATTTCAATGCATTTCTTAACTCCATGTGATGTATCTGACAACACAGTTGTCCGCAACGCCTTTTCCCAGTTTTCATGTACCTGCACAATTGAGACATAATATGCTGGAAGGTGACACACTTGCACACCGGTAAGTCGATAGAGCATAATATTTTGGGAAAACAATATTGTTCGACATAGAAGATATTTTCTTACAAGTTGAATAAATTCTTGGGAAGACATATCCGCAAATTTGGAGTAGCCCTGGTGTCCTGCAATTATTTTTATGATTGTAACGCCCAAACTGAATACGTCAAACTTTGGTGTGATGTGGAACCTATTGATGTATTCAGGTGGCATGTATCCACTGCATGTATCAAATACACTTACTTCAATATCAAGTTATAACCAAAGAATTTGATTACTTTTCATCAGTTATGAGCTTACGGTGTTCCTATAATTCCTTTTGTGGAACAGGTTTCTGTTGAATCGAAGAGTCTGGACAGACCAAAATCTCCTATCTTTGGCATCATATTCCTATCCAGCAATATATTGGCTGGTTTCAAGTCCAGATGGAAAATCGATTCTTTTGATCCATTATGAAGATAATTTAATCCCTCACAAATTCCTTTAATGATTTTGTAACGCGTGTGCCAACCAAATCCGCAGGATTCGTCTGCAGAGATAAACAAAAATATGCTACCAAGCCTTCATTGGGGGATAGTTTTTGCGTTCATGCAAAAAAGGAATACTGTCTATGCAGAGCAATATCATACCCGAGAGATGTTTGTCAAGGCTTCCACCCTCCAAGTATTCGAAGCAGAGAGCTCTATCTTCCACCATAGCAAAAACATATCTCCCATTGTGCTCTATGCATATATGACGAATTTCATGGCAGTAGCCAACTAACCTTACTATATTTTGATGATGGACCCTCATAAGGTTAGTACACTCATTCTGAAATTGCTTGTCGCTGTCAAGTCCTGGATGCTTGTAATAAAGCTTCTTCACAGCAATCACTTCACCATTGTCAAGTGTTCCCTGTTAAATTATCGTGTTAATATGGTACATGGGTTCTCGTAGTTTGTGATAGTATCATTTGAAAAGAAAAATGGTATATAGCAATCATACCTTGTAGACTACTCCGTACCCGCCAACACCAATTCTGTTGTCCTCAGAAAAATCATTTGTAATTTGTTTTAACAATTGGAATGTAAAATCCCTTGGTGTCGCACTTGCGTGCTGTGACTCGTTCTCCATCGTATACTCTATTTCCTAGTAGGACAACTTCGACATATCATCGACCTAATAATACCACAAAAATTCTTTCAGAGAAGATATGGGCATGTATATGCATTATTTTAGGAACGTATATGCACAATTTTAAACAAAGAATAGACACTTTGATGCAGCCACACATTCAAGCATATGTTTTATTCAAGGCTGATAGAGCCTAAACTTTGGGCCCAATCAGAATCGATTACAAATGTCTCCCAACTTAGCAGAAAATACCCCAGAAGGAAAAACTACCAGGAGTACATGGATGTCGCCGGCGAGGTGTGTGAAGTAAATCTTATGAGACATCACAAAACCAGAGAAAAGGGGAGGAAGAACCGAAGAACAGATCTGGGCCCTTGCCTTTGTACCTGCGGTGGCATGGCACATACGGCGCAGGGAGTCGCCGTCAACGGCCGACAGTAGCTACTGTAGAGACGGAGAAACTGCTAGGTAGGTCGCTACTGGTGGGTgcgccctcctccccctcccctcgcACCGCCGGCGAGCAGGACGGCCGCAGGCCCGCAGGCAGGAAGTTGGGGAGGACCGCCGGAGGGCTGCGAGGTTGGAAAGTGGAAGTGGGGGTGGGCAGAACTTGACCCATTGACGAAAGTGGTAAACTATGGGGGCGGCGAAGCTTCTGCGCGTCTCCGCGGAAGCCGattacggcgagcggcggcggtcaATCCCGCGTTCGTAGCTCCTGTCGTTGTTCCTTGGAGTTGGACTCTCGCGCGAACTGCCCGGCGGCCGTT
Above is a window of Triticum dicoccoides isolate Atlit2015 ecotype Zavitan chromosome 5B, WEW_v2.0, whole genome shotgun sequence DNA encoding:
- the LOC119310140 gene encoding receptor-like cytoplasmic kinase 176 isoform X3 encodes the protein MENESQHASATPRDFTFQLLKQITNDFSEDNRIGVGGYGVVYKGTLDNGEVIAVKKLYYKHPGLDSDKQFQNECTNLMRVHHQNIVRLVGYCHEIRHICIEHNGRYVFAMVEDRALCFEYLEGGSLDKHLSGHQGYSKFADMSSQEFIQLVHENWEKALRTTVLSDTSHGVKKCIEIALKCVEADRAKRPTIAEVVDELSKIDTTIIDELNKIDTARSSPIEQVTNLRSNQAFNPCVNSGMFAKDGSMISSCNSRATRASSDSVLLSTNIKCQILPSASLKIFSYDDLRLATRRFRANAMTGEGGFGCVCKGWIDENTFSPCKPGTGIPVAVKIFNPESLQEHQEWLAEINHLGHLSHPNLVKLFGYCLEDEYLLLVYEFLPHGSLENHLFRRGSCQPLSWNLRMKVALGAAKALAYLHSTNIIVRDVKNSNILLDTDYNVKLTGFGLAVNGPVGEECHLSTRIMGTYGYAAPEYVATGHLTQKCDIYGFGVLLLEMLSGRRALDPDRPAEEPHLVDWARPYLKHKHKIRCVIDAKLGGIYSFGAVQKIAALALECVCSDPKKRPAMDSVVSVLEGVQEDEEPEAAEHQESGKKVTASASRKNGKSRWNIFGGGRS
- the LOC119310140 gene encoding receptor-like cytoplasmic kinase 176 isoform X4, which translates into the protein MMPKIGDFGLSRLFDSTETCSTKGIIGTPGYMPPEYINRFHITPKFDVFSLGVTIIKIIAGHQGYSKFADMSSQEFIQLVHENWEKALRTTVLSDTSHGVKKCIEIALKCVEADRAKRPTIAEVVDELSKIDTTIIDELNKIDTARSSPIEQVTNLRSNQAFNPCVNSGMFAKDGSMISSCNSRATRASSDSVLLSTNIKCQILPSASLKIFSYDDLRLATRRFRANAMTGEGGFGCVCKGWIDENTFSPCKPGTGIPVAVKIFNPESLQEHQEWLAEINHLGHLSHPNLVKLFGYCLEDEYLLLVYEFLPHGSLENHLFRRGSCQPLSWNLRMKVALGAAKALAYLHSTNIIVRDVKNSNILLDTDYNVKLTGFGLAVNGPVGEECHLSTRIMGTYGYAAPEYVATGHLTQKCDIYGFGVLLLEMLSGRRALDPDRPAEEPHLVDWARPYLKHKHKIRCVIDAKLGGIYSFGAVQKIAALALECVCSDPKKRPAMDSVVSVLEGVQEDEEPEAAEHQESGKKVTASASRKNGKSRWNIFGGGRS
- the LOC119310140 gene encoding receptor-like cytoplasmic kinase 176 isoform X1, which produces MENESQHASATPRDFTFQLLKQITNDFSEDNRIGVGGYGVVYKGTLDNGEVIAVKKLYYKHPGLDSDKQFQNECTNLMRVHHQNIVRLVGYCHEIRHICIEHNGRYVFAMVEDRALCFEYLEGGSLDKHLSDESCGFGWHTRYKIIKGICEGLNYLHNGSKESIFHLDLKPANILLDRNMMPKIGDFGLSRLFDSTETCSTKGIIGTPGYMPPEYINRFHITPKFDVFSLGVTIIKIIAGHQGYSKFADMSSQEFIQLVHENWEKALRTTVLSDTSHGVKKCIEIALKCVEADRAKRPTIAEVVDELSKIDTTIIDELNKIDTARSSPIEQVTNLRSNQAFNPCVNSGMFAKDGSMISSCNSRATRASSDSVLLSTNIKCQILPSASLKIFSYDDLRLATRRFRANAMTGEGGFGCVCKGWIDENTFSPCKPGTGIPVAVKIFNPESLQEHQEWLAEINHLGHLSHPNLVKLFGYCLEDEYLLLVYEFLPHGSLENHLFRRGSCQPLSWNLRMKVALGAAKALAYLHSTNIIVRDVKNSNILLDTDYNVKLTGFGLAVNGPVGEECHLSTRIMGTYGYAAPEYVATGHLTQKCDIYGFGVLLLEMLSGRRALDPDRPAEEPHLVDWARPYLKHKHKIRCVIDAKLGGIYSFGAVQKIAALALECVCSDPKKRPAMDSVVSVLEGVQEDEEPEAAEHQESGKKVTASASRKNGKSRWNIFGGGRS
- the LOC119310140 gene encoding probable serine/threonine-protein kinase PBL6 isoform X2; protein product: MENESQHASATPRDFTFQLLKQITNDFSEDNRIGVGGYGVVYKGTLDNGEVIAVKKLYYKHPGLDSDKQFQNECTNLMRVHHQNIVRLVGYCHEIRHICIEHNGRYVFAMVEDRALCFEYLEGGSLDKHLSDESCGFGWHTRYKIIKGICEGLNYLHNGSKESIFHLDLKPANILLDRNMMPKIGDFGLSRLFDSTETCSTKGIIGTPGYMPPEYINRFHITPKFDVFSLGVTIIKIIAGHQGYSKFADMSSQEFIQLVHENWEKALRTTVLSDTSHGVKKCIEIALKCVEADRAKRPTIAEVVDELSKIDTTIIDELNKIDTARSSPIEQVTNLRSNQAFNPCVNSGMFAKDGSMISSCNSRATRASSDSVLLSTNIKCQILPSASLKIFSYDDLRLATRRFRANAMTGEGGFGCVCKGWIDENTFSPCKPGTGIPVAVKIFNPESLQEHQEWLAEINHLGHLSHPNLVKLFGYCLEDEYLLLVYEFLPHGSLENHLFRRGSCQPLSWNLRMKVALGAAKALAYLHSTNIIVRDVKNSNILLDTLMVLLVRSVIYPRGLWEHMVMQLQNMWQQAILHRSVISMALEYCFWRCCQVAVPLTRTDQQRSHISWTGPDHISNISTRYVVS